From one Salvelinus alpinus chromosome 14, SLU_Salpinus.1, whole genome shotgun sequence genomic stretch:
- the LOC139538741 gene encoding helix-loop-helix protein 2-like, giving the protein MMLSPDQPDVDLPWGQPDTETLLNSIKMECAPLPAEPAEGEGKARSLSIPSLSREEKRRRRRATAKYRSAHATRERIRVEAFNVGFAELRKLLPTLPPDKKLSKIEILRLAICYITYLNHVLDA; this is encoded by the coding sequence ATGATGCTGAGTCCTGACCAGCCAGACGTTGACCTGCCCTGGGGGCAGCCCGATACAGAGACCCTGCTGAACAGCATCAAGATGGAGTGCGCACCCCTGCCCGCGGAGCCCGCAGAGGGCGAAGGCAAGGCGCGCTCTCTGTCCATTCCTTCCCTCagcagggaggagaagaggaggcggAGGCGCGCTACAGCCAAGTACCGTTCCGCGCACGCAACAAGAGAGCGCATCCGCGTCGAAGCTTTCAACGTTGGGTTCGCCGAGCTGAGGAAGCTTCTCCCGACACTTCCACCAGACAAGAAGCTGTCCAAGATTGAGATCCTCCGGCTCGCAATCTGCTACATCACCTACCTCAACCATGTGCTGGATGCGTAG